Proteins from a single region of Sphingomonas swuensis:
- a CDS encoding Sec-independent protein translocase subunit TatA/TatB yields MFGIDSSELLVIAVAALIFIGPKELPGTLRTLGRAIAKVRAHMRHFTGGLETMIREAELAEMDAKWRAEMAAAERPAPRPPASTPAAEPVVTDRPAP; encoded by the coding sequence GTGTTCGGCATCGACAGCAGCGAGCTGCTCGTCATCGCGGTCGCAGCGCTGATCTTCATCGGTCCAAAGGAGCTTCCCGGAACCCTCCGAACGCTTGGACGGGCGATCGCCAAGGTCCGCGCCCATATGCGTCACTTCACCGGCGGGCTTGAGACGATGATACGCGAAGCCGAGCTGGCCGAGATGGACGCCAAGTGGCGTGCCGAGATGGCCGCGGCCGAGCGGCCCGCCCCGAGGCCGCCCGCCAGCACCCCTGCGGCTGAGCCGGTGGTGACGGACCGGCCGGCGCCGTGA
- the tatA gene encoding twin-arginine translocase TatA/TatE family subunit, with product MGSFSLIHWLVLGLVILLLFGGNRFSTMMGDVAKGLKGFKQGMADDPAPPPSAALSDRAAAPPIAPDAAHRDTVQR from the coding sequence ATGGGCAGCTTCAGCCTCATTCACTGGCTCGTACTCGGCCTTGTCATCTTGCTGCTGTTCGGCGGCAATCGCTTCTCGACCATGATGGGTGACGTCGCCAAGGGCCTCAAGGGCTTTAAGCAGGGCATGGCCGACGACCCCGCCCCGCCGCCCTCGGCCGCCCTTTCCGATCGCGCAGCGGCGCCGCCGATCGCTCCCGACGCCGCCCACCGCGACACCGTCCAGCGCTGA
- the virB11 gene encoding P-type DNA transfer ATPase VirB11 has translation MSSPLAVVEPEVPSPSADGGVYLNAYLRPFRKWLEQDDVSEVIVNTSGEVWIEQAGNMHLRRVAAPEVDDVLVRRLAEQVARSTHQGISRQRPLLSATLPDGARVQFIAPPATRRGWAMAIRRHRLVDLPLSAYAAVPGAGATLADSVEPAADPIEYLRQAVLQKRTILVSGGTSSGKTTFLNALLREVPVEERVILIEDTPEIRLHSPASLGLVAVKGELGEAQVTTDDLLQATLRLRPDRIVLGELRGTEAISFLRAINTGHPGSFSTIHANTPLGALEQLGLMVMHAGLGLTRKDTLAYARSVIDLVVQLDRRSGTRGISEILDLRALPPGDSLS, from the coding sequence GTGAGTTCCCCGCTCGCCGTCGTCGAGCCGGAGGTCCCTTCTCCCTCCGCCGACGGCGGCGTCTACCTCAACGCCTACCTTCGCCCGTTCCGCAAGTGGCTGGAGCAGGACGATGTCTCCGAGGTCATCGTCAATACCTCGGGCGAGGTGTGGATCGAGCAAGCCGGCAACATGCACCTCCGGCGGGTCGCGGCGCCCGAAGTCGACGACGTCCTCGTCCGGCGCCTAGCCGAGCAGGTCGCGCGTTCCACCCACCAGGGCATCAGCCGCCAGCGCCCGCTCCTCTCCGCGACTCTGCCCGATGGTGCGCGAGTCCAGTTCATCGCACCGCCCGCGACACGTCGCGGCTGGGCGATGGCGATCCGCCGGCACCGGCTCGTCGATCTTCCGCTCTCGGCCTATGCCGCTGTGCCGGGCGCCGGCGCGACGCTTGCCGACAGCGTCGAGCCCGCCGCCGATCCGATCGAATATCTCCGCCAGGCGGTGCTTCAGAAGCGCACCATCCTCGTCAGCGGCGGCACTTCGTCGGGCAAGACCACTTTCCTCAACGCACTCCTTCGCGAGGTGCCGGTCGAGGAACGGGTGATCCTGATCGAGGACACGCCCGAGATTCGGCTCCACAGCCCGGCAAGCCTCGGACTGGTCGCGGTCAAGGGCGAGCTTGGCGAGGCGCAGGTCACCACCGACGATCTCCTCCAGGCCACGCTTCGCCTGAGGCCGGACCGGATCGTCCTCGGCGAGCTGAGGGGCACCGAGGCGATCAGCTTCCTGCGGGCGATCAACACCGGCCACCCCGGCTCGTTCAGCACCATCCACGCCAACACCCCGCTCGGCGCGCTCGAGCAGCTCGGGCTGATGGTGATGCACGCCGGGCTCGGCCTCACCCGCAAGGACACGCTGGCCTACGCCCGCTCGGTCATCGATCTGGTGGTCCAGCTCGATCGACGCAGCGGCACCCGCGGCATCTCCGAAATTCTCGACCTCCGAGCGCTGCCGCCCGGCGACAGCCTCTCCTGA
- a CDS encoding TrbI/VirB10 family protein: MGVVETRTGVRAEDIRPVGMSGQLVPFDPRRDLDEGTLIEASRLAYPAVAMPPSRKEGMAMAVGGGAAVLLGLATFLGMSSSRDIQQAPVTRTAPAAASQNGPLPIVPPPTAEQLAAMNGAAQPAGGSLVFSSPQQPYVSSMPLTSPGPVASGTPLADRLRSPTLMFDESGPVLGTGAAAAPTAALAGPATNGRPAGGDEFSARADASAADTATARPMASPASTVSQGTLIPAVLETAINSDLPGFVRAVVSQDVRSFDGSRVLIPRSSRLIGQYKSGLASGQTRAYVLWSRLIRPDGVSVAIASPGTDEAGQSGLAGEVDSHFFKRFGSALLLSVVGAASAIGTGGASVLASGGGIGAAGVAAQQSGGISPTVKVRQGQPIRVFTARDLDFSRVSSS, translated from the coding sequence ATGGGCGTCGTTGAGACCCGCACCGGCGTCCGCGCTGAGGACATCCGGCCGGTCGGGATGAGCGGCCAGCTCGTCCCCTTCGATCCGCGCCGCGACCTCGACGAAGGCACGCTGATCGAGGCCAGCCGGCTCGCCTATCCGGCGGTCGCCATGCCGCCCTCGCGCAAGGAAGGCATGGCGATGGCGGTCGGCGGAGGCGCCGCGGTGCTGCTCGGCCTCGCCACCTTCCTCGGGATGAGCAGCAGCCGCGACATCCAGCAGGCGCCGGTCACCCGCACCGCACCTGCCGCTGCATCCCAGAACGGGCCGCTTCCCATCGTGCCGCCACCGACCGCCGAGCAGCTTGCCGCGATGAACGGGGCCGCGCAGCCTGCCGGGGGATCGCTGGTCTTCAGCTCGCCGCAGCAGCCCTATGTGTCGAGCATGCCGTTGACCTCGCCCGGACCGGTGGCGAGCGGAACGCCCCTCGCCGACCGCCTGCGCTCGCCGACCCTGATGTTCGACGAGTCGGGCCCGGTGCTCGGCACGGGTGCCGCCGCGGCACCCACCGCCGCCCTCGCGGGACCGGCAACGAACGGACGCCCGGCCGGCGGCGACGAATTCTCGGCCCGTGCCGATGCCTCGGCCGCCGACACGGCGACCGCTCGCCCGATGGCCAGTCCGGCATCGACCGTCAGTCAGGGCACGCTGATCCCGGCCGTGCTCGAGACCGCCATCAACAGCGATCTTCCCGGCTTTGTCCGCGCGGTGGTGAGCCAGGACGTCCGCAGTTTCGATGGAAGCCGGGTGCTGATCCCGCGTTCGTCGCGCCTCATCGGCCAGTATAAGAGCGGCCTCGCCTCGGGTCAGACCCGTGCCTACGTCCTCTGGTCGCGGCTGATCCGTCCCGACGGCGTGTCGGTCGCGATCGCCTCGCCCGGGACCGACGAGGCCGGACAGAGCGGTCTTGCCGGCGAGGTCGACAGCCACTTCTTCAAGCGCTTCGGATCGGCCCTGCTGCTGTCGGTGGTCGGCGCGGCGAGCGCGATCGGCACCGGCGGAGCGTCGGTTCTCGCCTCGGGCGGCGGGATCGGCGCGGCGGGCGTCGCCGCGCAGCAGAGCGGGGGCATCTCGCCCACGGTCAAGGTGCGCCAGGGCCAGCCGATCCGCGTATTCACCGCTCGCGACCTCGATTTCTCGCGGGTCTCGTCATCGTGA
- a CDS encoding TrbG/VirB9 family P-type conjugative transfer protein, translating into MKSFHLSLLPLLLIAGTASAQPDTRVRSVMYTPDQVVRFAAKPGYQSSIRFGADERIENVAVGDSAAWQVTPNKRGNYLFIKPLIAGARSNLMVITDQRTYLFDLEATRGTQPVYTLSFDYPDFPAPGSIQPPPAPPSPLPGATLASVAPAPPPVLNFAWKAEGAKSLRPARLFDDSKAVYLSWPETSPLPAVLVPGPDGTEGPVDYRMENGFIVIAGLPRRIILRRGKESAIVQSTGNRLTMVKTATTEARDGRR; encoded by the coding sequence ATGAAGTCGTTCCACCTCTCGCTCCTCCCGCTGCTGCTGATCGCCGGAACGGCCTCGGCGCAGCCGGACACGCGGGTTCGCTCGGTGATGTACACGCCCGATCAGGTCGTTCGCTTCGCCGCCAAGCCGGGCTACCAGAGCTCGATCCGGTTCGGCGCCGATGAGCGGATCGAGAATGTCGCGGTAGGCGACAGCGCGGCCTGGCAGGTGACGCCGAACAAGCGCGGCAACTACCTCTTCATCAAGCCGCTGATCGCCGGCGCGCGAAGCAACCTCATGGTCATCACCGACCAGCGCACCTATCTGTTCGACCTTGAGGCGACCCGCGGCACGCAGCCGGTCTACACGCTGAGCTTCGACTATCCCGACTTCCCCGCTCCGGGTTCCATCCAGCCTCCGCCCGCGCCGCCATCGCCGTTGCCAGGAGCCACGCTCGCGAGCGTGGCGCCGGCCCCGCCACCGGTGCTGAACTTCGCGTGGAAGGCCGAAGGAGCCAAGTCGCTCCGTCCCGCCCGATTGTTCGACGACAGCAAGGCGGTCTATCTCAGCTGGCCCGAGACGTCGCCGCTCCCGGCGGTCCTGGTTCCCGGCCCCGACGGGACCGAGGGCCCGGTCGACTACCGGATGGAAAATGGCTTCATCGTGATCGCCGGCCTTCCGCGCCGGATCATCCTTCGCCGCGGCAAGGAATCGGCGATCGTGCAATCGACCGGCAACCGGCTGACCATGGTCAAGACCGCCACCACGGAGGCTCGTGATGGGCGTCGTTGA
- a CDS encoding type IV secretion system protein, with translation MSGCPPIAPSATSGIAEVLRSVDCVSAEAAAGAFGRLFGPDGRLGVALTLMLTLYIGLLAVNLLTGRSRIGLSMLTPRMMMLGLVLTFATSWVAYQSVVWTLLTGAPDQIASIVTDQPGSATAAFAARLDTLFTAVADAAEVAATPAPVSAVNGITPAPPQAAGWTAADVLWMAAMLLLLGTVGVLLVARIALAALLAVGPVFIVFALFRGTHGLFVGWLKGAVMFALVPLFTVLIGGAALVLLAPVVAELAGGAITMRAAVAMFLGASVYVALMVLVLKVSSTIVAGWRIGGGSNAAEGGRGAAGSSAAAAALAASTDVAPAAERSGSSGSAPVSDRVRAIVSATHVAANDAGTPPTASDRRGPILAAATRGQGVEPASSRAPTVDRRVQGVGTRFRSPPPAKLSNRKPVP, from the coding sequence ATGAGCGGCTGCCCGCCCATCGCGCCGTCGGCGACGTCGGGCATCGCGGAGGTGCTCCGCTCGGTCGACTGTGTTTCCGCCGAAGCGGCGGCCGGCGCGTTCGGGCGCCTGTTCGGCCCCGACGGGCGGCTCGGCGTGGCGCTGACCCTGATGCTGACGCTGTACATCGGCCTGCTCGCGGTGAACCTCCTCACCGGGCGTTCGCGGATCGGCCTCAGCATGCTGACCCCGCGGATGATGATGCTCGGGCTGGTCCTGACCTTCGCGACGAGCTGGGTCGCCTACCAGAGCGTCGTCTGGACCCTGCTGACGGGCGCGCCGGACCAGATCGCCTCCATCGTGACCGATCAGCCGGGCTCCGCCACCGCGGCCTTCGCGGCCCGGCTCGACACCCTCTTCACGGCGGTCGCCGATGCGGCCGAGGTGGCAGCCACGCCCGCCCCGGTGTCGGCGGTGAACGGGATCACTCCGGCGCCGCCCCAGGCCGCCGGCTGGACCGCCGCCGACGTTCTGTGGATGGCCGCGATGCTCCTGCTGCTCGGCACCGTCGGCGTGCTGCTGGTCGCCCGGATCGCGCTTGCCGCGCTGCTCGCCGTCGGCCCGGTGTTCATCGTCTTCGCCCTGTTCCGAGGCACGCACGGGCTGTTCGTCGGCTGGCTCAAGGGAGCGGTGATGTTCGCGCTGGTGCCGCTATTCACGGTGCTGATCGGCGGCGCCGCGCTGGTGCTCCTTGCGCCGGTCGTGGCGGAGCTCGCGGGCGGCGCCATCACCATGCGGGCCGCGGTCGCGATGTTCCTCGGAGCGTCGGTCTACGTCGCGTTGATGGTGCTGGTGCTCAAGGTGTCGAGCACCATCGTCGCCGGCTGGCGGATCGGTGGCGGCAGCAATGCCGCCGAGGGCGGGCGCGGCGCGGCCGGAAGCAGTGCCGCAGCCGCTGCCCTTGCCGCTTCCACCGACGTCGCACCGGCGGCGGAGCGGAGCGGCTCCTCGGGCTCCGCGCCCGTGTCCGACCGGGTTCGCGCAATCGTCAGCGCGACCCACGTCGCCGCCAACGATGCGGGCACTCCGCCTACCGCATCCGACCGCCGCGGCCCGATCCTCGCCGCCGCCACCCGCGGCCAGGGCGTGGAACCCGCTTCCTCGCGAGCACCGACGGTCGACCGCCGCGTGCAAGGTGTCGGCACGCGCTTCCGCTCTCCTCCCCCTGCCAAGCTGTCCAACCGAAAGCCCGTCCCATGA
- a CDS encoding VirB4 family type IV secretion/conjugal transfer ATPase, with protein sequence MTSRQPTTKGLAGWARKEQRAGDRLPYRRLLDERTVELRDGSLMRCLHVPGMAFETADADELNHAQGVREMLLRSTLDARFILYRHIIRRPISTSLSAIEGPAFARHLDEEWRARLGGRQLFVNDQFLTIIRRPARGKTGWPERIARKLSRKRLAAEHDPKALRDLDAAATALVAGLADYGARVLGGYEGPGGRCSEPCELLSALFNGELRPVLAPDPQIDLGHHLPYSRVSFGLDAFERRGPSGRGFAGTLSIKEYPGTTRPGMIDGLLRLPLALILTESFAPADRQIAKERMDLAIRRLRSTDEEATTERREMLGAKDALAAGHSAFGDHHLSLSLMVGDLATLDEAVAEAGAALADLGAIAVREDVNLEPSFWAQFPGNEEFIVRRALLSSANAASFLSLHGFPLGRADGNHWGEAAALFETTSATPYHFNFHENDLGNFTVIGPSGSGKTVVLNFLAAQAQRFAPRTVIFDKDRGAEIFVRAMDGHYARLSAGQATGFNPLHLPDTPTNRAFLREWLGVLLQVASGQELRIIAEAVDACFEHDPAFRRLRHFRELLAGNSRPEEGDLVSRLGPWVGSGEHAWLFDNAEDELDLSRTLVGFDMTALLDNPRLRTPTMLYLFHRIDERLSGEPALILIDEGWKALDDPVFTGRIRDWLKTLRKRNALVGFGTQSARDALESSISSAIVEQTATGIFMPNAKARAEDYCTGFGLSEHELELIRALPVQSRCFLVRHANHSVVVRLDLSGMPEVLTVLSGREASVRRLDGLREIYGDHPAAWYPHLTGSRWPLGPDDDGMPWLEAAE encoded by the coding sequence ATGACCTCACGGCAACCCACCACCAAAGGCCTCGCCGGCTGGGCTCGCAAGGAGCAGCGTGCCGGCGACCGCCTGCCCTACCGACGGCTCCTCGACGAGCGCACCGTCGAGCTTCGCGACGGCTCGCTGATGCGCTGCCTGCACGTGCCGGGAATGGCGTTCGAGACCGCCGACGCGGACGAGCTCAACCATGCGCAGGGCGTCCGCGAAATGCTCCTGCGGAGCACGCTCGACGCGCGCTTCATCCTCTATCGGCACATCATTCGCCGGCCGATCTCGACCTCGCTGTCGGCAATCGAGGGTCCTGCCTTCGCCCGTCACCTCGACGAGGAGTGGCGCGCCCGGCTGGGTGGCCGGCAGCTGTTCGTCAACGACCAGTTCCTGACCATCATCAGGCGCCCTGCCCGCGGCAAGACCGGCTGGCCCGAGCGGATCGCGCGCAAGCTGTCGCGCAAGCGGCTCGCCGCGGAACATGATCCCAAGGCGCTTCGCGACCTCGATGCCGCGGCGACCGCGCTCGTCGCGGGGCTCGCCGACTATGGCGCGCGGGTGCTCGGCGGCTACGAGGGCCCGGGCGGACGCTGCTCGGAACCGTGCGAGCTGCTGTCGGCGCTGTTCAACGGTGAACTGCGCCCGGTGCTCGCGCCCGATCCGCAGATCGACCTTGGCCATCACCTCCCTTATTCGCGAGTCAGTTTCGGGCTTGACGCCTTCGAGCGGCGCGGTCCGTCCGGACGCGGCTTCGCCGGAACGCTGTCGATCAAGGAATATCCCGGCACCACCCGTCCCGGAATGATCGACGGGCTGCTGCGCCTGCCGCTCGCGCTCATCCTGACGGAAAGCTTCGCGCCGGCCGACCGGCAGATCGCCAAAGAGCGCATGGACCTCGCGATCCGGCGGCTGAGATCGACCGACGAGGAAGCCACCACCGAGCGCCGCGAGATGCTCGGCGCCAAGGACGCGCTTGCCGCCGGCCATTCCGCCTTCGGCGACCATCATCTGTCGCTCAGCCTGATGGTCGGCGACCTCGCGACACTCGACGAAGCGGTCGCCGAAGCTGGCGCGGCGCTTGCCGACCTCGGCGCCATCGCGGTCCGCGAGGACGTCAACCTCGAGCCCTCCTTCTGGGCGCAGTTCCCGGGGAACGAGGAGTTCATCGTTCGGCGGGCGCTCCTAAGCAGCGCCAATGCCGCGAGCTTCCTCTCGCTCCACGGCTTCCCGCTCGGCCGCGCGGACGGCAACCATTGGGGCGAGGCGGCGGCGCTGTTCGAAACCACGAGCGCCACGCCCTACCACTTCAACTTCCACGAGAACGACCTCGGCAACTTCACCGTCATCGGGCCGTCCGGGTCGGGCAAGACGGTTGTCCTGAATTTCCTCGCCGCGCAGGCCCAGCGCTTCGCGCCGCGCACCGTCATCTTCGACAAGGATCGCGGTGCCGAAATCTTCGTGCGCGCCATGGACGGCCATTACGCACGGCTGTCCGCCGGCCAGGCGACCGGCTTCAACCCTCTCCATCTGCCCGACACGCCGACCAACCGCGCCTTCCTTCGCGAGTGGCTGGGCGTGCTGCTCCAGGTCGCCTCGGGGCAGGAGCTGCGGATCATCGCGGAAGCGGTGGACGCCTGCTTCGAGCATGATCCGGCCTTCCGCCGACTGCGTCACTTCCGCGAACTCCTCGCCGGCAACAGCCGTCCCGAAGAGGGCGACCTCGTCTCGCGGCTGGGACCGTGGGTCGGGTCGGGCGAGCATGCCTGGCTGTTCGACAATGCCGAGGACGAGCTCGATCTCAGCCGCACGCTCGTCGGCTTCGACATGACGGCGCTGCTCGACAACCCGCGCCTGCGCACGCCGACGATGCTCTACCTGTTCCACCGGATCGACGAGCGGCTGAGCGGTGAGCCCGCGCTGATCCTGATCGACGAGGGCTGGAAGGCGCTCGACGACCCGGTCTTCACCGGTCGGATTCGCGACTGGCTGAAGACCCTCCGGAAGCGCAATGCGCTGGTCGGATTCGGCACCCAGTCGGCGCGCGACGCGCTCGAGAGCAGCATCAGCTCGGCGATCGTCGAGCAGACCGCGACCGGCATCTTCATGCCCAATGCCAAGGCCCGGGCGGAGGATTATTGCACCGGCTTCGGACTCTCGGAGCATGAGCTCGAGCTGATCCGTGCGCTGCCCGTGCAAAGCCGCTGCTTCCTCGTCCGTCATGCCAACCACTCTGTCGTGGTCCGGCTCGACCTGTCGGGGATGCCGGAAGTGTTGACCGTGCTTTCGGGGCGCGAAGCGAGCGTTCGCCGCCTCGACGGACTGCGCGAGATCTACGGCGACCATCCCGCCGCCTGGTACCCGCATCTCACCGGATCGCGCTGGCCGCTCGGGCCGGACGACGACGGAATGCCGTGGCTGGAAGCGGCCGAATGA
- a CDS encoding type IV secretion system protein VirB3, translated as MTSLNRDPVFRALTRPQMFAGVTYNYFVINAAVTTEAFLITGSFLALPIALLVHGIGYVACLREPRVFDLWLTKVSKCPRVANWKKWGCNSYAP; from the coding sequence GTGACCAGCCTGAACCGTGATCCTGTGTTCCGCGCGCTGACCAGGCCACAGATGTTCGCGGGCGTCACCTACAACTATTTCGTCATCAACGCCGCGGTGACGACCGAGGCCTTTCTCATCACCGGCTCCTTCCTCGCGCTTCCCATCGCGCTGCTGGTGCATGGCATCGGCTACGTCGCCTGCCTGCGCGAACCGAGGGTTTTCGACCTGTGGCTGACCAAGGTCAGCAAATGCCCGCGGGTCGCCAACTGGAAGAAGTGGGGTTGCAACAGCTACGCGCCATGA
- a CDS encoding TrbC/VirB2 family protein, producing the protein MKSTSPYAAMVLMMAASPAFAQTTDPQGSGPIVSALAWLQGTLLGNVATAVAVIAVAMVGFMMLTGRMNWRFGATVIVGCFVLFGSAAIVSGIRATASVAG; encoded by the coding sequence ATGAAGAGCACCTCTCCATATGCCGCGATGGTCCTGATGATGGCGGCTTCGCCGGCCTTCGCGCAGACGACCGATCCGCAGGGGTCCGGCCCGATCGTGTCGGCGCTCGCCTGGCTCCAGGGCACGCTGCTCGGCAACGTCGCGACCGCAGTGGCGGTGATCGCGGTCGCCATGGTCGGCTTCATGATGCTCACCGGGCGGATGAACTGGCGCTTCGGTGCGACGGTGATCGTCGGCTGCTTCGTGCTGTTCGGCTCGGCCGCGATCGTTTCGGGGATCCGGGCGACTGCATCGGTAGCGGGATAG
- a CDS encoding lytic transglycosylase domain-containing protein: MHRSRTARDHPTSGARRWKIAAALACLSLAATQPARADVIELAADGTVLTKAADRPGQALAAALPELAGELELPAEAITLTTPSAAPVAYAALVEQVAETHQISPALLEAVVWQESRWRHNARSPVGAIGLAQLMPGTARDLGVNPLDPAANLAGGARYLRQQLDRFGGDVERALAAYNAGPGRVLRASGIPRIRETQNYVRSIVDRLSGSTK, from the coding sequence ATGCACAGGTCGAGAACGGCACGGGACCACCCGACAAGTGGTGCCAGGCGATGGAAAATCGCCGCCGCTCTCGCCTGTCTGTCGCTTGCCGCGACGCAGCCCGCGAGGGCCGACGTCATCGAGCTTGCCGCCGACGGAACGGTGCTGACCAAGGCCGCCGATCGGCCCGGCCAGGCGCTTGCCGCGGCGCTTCCCGAATTGGCGGGCGAGCTTGAGCTCCCGGCCGAAGCAATCACCCTCACCACCCCGTCCGCCGCTCCCGTGGCCTATGCGGCGCTGGTCGAGCAGGTGGCGGAAACGCACCAGATCAGCCCCGCCCTGCTCGAGGCGGTGGTGTGGCAGGAGAGCCGGTGGCGCCACAATGCCCGCTCGCCGGTCGGCGCGATCGGGCTCGCGCAGCTGATGCCCGGAACCGCTCGCGACCTCGGGGTCAATCCCCTCGACCCGGCCGCCAATCTCGCCGGCGGCGCGCGCTACCTTCGCCAGCAGCTGGACCGCTTCGGCGGCGACGTCGAGCGCGCGCTGGCGGCCTACAATGCCGGGCCCGGACGCGTGCTCCGGGCAAGCGGAATCCCGCGCATCAGGGAAACCCAGAACTACGTGCGGTCGATCGTCGACCGCCTGTCGGGCTCGACGAAATAG
- a CDS encoding ferritin-like domain-containing protein — protein sequence MNQHDLIAEVCERQAARREQRRAFLKFAGISAAVAGATALGACDPGGSGDGLSVNPGTNTPPPATGLSDGDILNFALNLEYLEAQFYSFAATGAGLPANLLTGTGTQGPVTGGRAVAFTDPVVRQYANEIALDERQHVIFLRTALGSAAVAQPAIDISATPTGPFSQAAVAAGLIAQGQSFDPYASDENFLLGAYIFEDVGVTAYKGASPLLKSEVFLSAAAGILGAEAYHAGLVRTVLYAKGVALPSLIDATERISNARDALDNPIDDDQGVRGTNGASNIVPADADAIAYSRTPGDVLNIVYLNAGAVPRGGFFPNGVNGSLNTSSAG from the coding sequence ATGAACCAGCATGATCTCATTGCCGAAGTGTGTGAGCGCCAGGCGGCTCGCCGTGAACAGCGCCGAGCCTTTCTGAAGTTCGCCGGCATTTCGGCAGCCGTGGCCGGAGCGACGGCGCTCGGCGCCTGCGACCCGGGCGGAAGCGGCGACGGGCTTAGCGTCAATCCCGGCACCAACACGCCGCCGCCGGCCACCGGATTGTCGGATGGCGATATCCTCAACTTCGCGCTCAACCTCGAATATCTCGAGGCGCAATTCTACAGCTTCGCGGCGACCGGCGCGGGCCTCCCGGCCAACCTCCTGACCGGGACGGGCACGCAGGGTCCGGTGACCGGCGGTCGGGCGGTGGCCTTCACCGATCCCGTCGTCCGTCAGTATGCCAACGAGATCGCGCTCGACGAGCGTCAGCACGTCATCTTCCTTCGCACTGCGCTCGGAAGTGCAGCGGTGGCCCAGCCAGCGATCGACATCAGCGCGACTCCGACCGGACCCTTCTCCCAGGCAGCGGTCGCGGCCGGCCTCATCGCCCAGGGTCAGTCGTTCGATCCCTATGCCAGCGACGAGAACTTCCTGCTCGGTGCCTACATCTTCGAGGACGTCGGGGTCACCGCCTACAAGGGTGCTTCTCCGCTGCTCAAGAGCGAGGTCTTCCTGTCGGCCGCGGCGGGCATCCTCGGTGCCGAGGCCTACCACGCCGGGCTCGTCCGGACCGTGCTTTATGCTAAGGGCGTCGCCCTTCCCTCGCTCATCGACGCGACCGAGCGCATCTCCAATGCCCGCGACGCGCTCGACAATCCGATCGACGACGACCAGGGCGTTCGCGGCACCAATGGTGCATCGAACATCGTCCCGGCCGACGCCGACGCGATCGCCTACAGCCGCACTCCGGGCGATGTCCTCAACATCGTCTATCTGAACGCGGGCGCGGTGCCGCGCGGCGGATTCTTCCCCAATGGCGTCAACGGCTCGCTCAACACGAGTTCGGCCGGCTGA
- a CDS encoding ferritin-like domain-containing protein: MADDMMLELLEARAQRRDDRRAFVQSLGVYAAGIGVAAATMSSRAFAQTVSDADILNFALNLEYLEAQFYSYAVFGTGLPNSSLTGTGTQGAVTGGRQVNFTDPLVAQYAREIAQDEIAHVNFLRRALGAAAVAQPAIDIGTDPNGAFSTAARAAGLIGAGQSFDPYASDENFLLGAFIFEDVGVTAYKGAAPLLANKTFTEAAAGILAVEAYHAAIVRTTLFRKGIATPSLIDATERISAARDSLDNPMDMDQGIAPIGNASNIVPTDQNALVFGRTTGDVLNIVYLNPGAVPRGGFFPNGVNGAITVSSAG; the protein is encoded by the coding sequence ATGGCCGACGACATGATGCTCGAACTACTGGAAGCTCGAGCACAACGGCGAGATGATCGACGTGCCTTCGTGCAATCTCTGGGCGTTTACGCCGCTGGAATTGGCGTCGCCGCTGCGACCATGAGTTCGCGGGCGTTCGCCCAGACGGTGTCCGATGCGGACATCCTCAATTTCGCGCTGAACCTCGAGTATCTCGAGGCGCAATTCTACTCCTACGCGGTGTTTGGGACCGGACTGCCGAACAGCAGCCTGACCGGCACCGGGACGCAGGGCGCCGTCACCGGCGGCCGCCAGGTCAACTTCACCGATCCGCTGGTGGCGCAATATGCCCGCGAGATCGCCCAGGATGAGATCGCCCACGTCAACTTCCTGCGCCGCGCGCTTGGAGCAGCCGCGGTGGCGCAGCCGGCGATCGACATCGGCACCGATCCCAATGGCGCCTTCTCGACCGCTGCCCGCGCGGCCGGTCTGATCGGCGCGGGGCAGAGCTTCGACCCCTACGCCAGCGACGAGAACTTCCTCCTCGGCGCCTTCATCTTCGAGGACGTCGGGGTGACCGCCTACAAGGGTGCCGCTCCGCTGCTCGCCAACAAGACCTTCACCGAGGCCGCCGCAGGCATCCTCGCGGTCGAGGCCTATCATGCGGCGATCGTCCGCACGACGCTGTTCCGCAAGGGCATCGCGACCCCGTCGCTGATCGATGCCACCGAGCGGATCTCGGCGGCACGGGACTCGCTCGATAATCCGATGGACATGGATCAGGGCATCGCCCCGATCGGCAACGCCAGCAACATCGTTCCGACCGACCAGAACGCCCTGGTGTTCGGCCGTACCACGGGTGACGTGCTCAACATCGTCTACCTCAACCCGGGCGCGGTCCCGCGCGGCGGCTTTTTCCCCAACGGGGTCAATGGCGCCATCACCGTCAGCAGCGCCGGCTAA